In Fastidiosipila sp., the genomic window AGTGCCAATCACGGTGTTATGCTGCAGGACAAAATGCCTGATAAGCAAGACTATAAGGGCTGTCAATAGGAAAGTGTAAACCAGCGACAGCCATTTCCGCCCAACCGGTTTTGGACCAGCCCTTTTCACTTTTTTGACTGGTTTGGCATCCAGGCCTGCAAAATAGGCTTCAAGACTGATGTGTTCGGCAGATTCAGCTGACCGCTCTTCGTCTTTCCGCTTCATCTCCCGGTTCAGGGCGCGGGTCATTTCGTCCGATCCTTTCACTCCGGTACAGCATCAGGCAATGCTTCACCTGTTTCAACCCCTGCTTGAAGGGCCAGCCCCAGTTCATCAAGCTGCTTTTGAGCGACGAAATAGGGGGCTCCGGTCATGAGGGAGGAGGAATTTTGAACTTTGGGGAATGCGATCACCTCCCGGATGCTTTCCTCTCCTGTCAGAAGCATGACGATCCGATCCAGCCCGTAGGCCAGTCCACCGTGCGGCGGTACCCCGTACTTGAAGGCCGACAGCAGAAATCCGAATTGGTTTTCAGCCTGCTCTTCAGTAAAACCGAGGATTTTGAAGATCTGTCTTTGCAGCCCCTGGTCGTGGATCCGGATGCTCCCTCCGCCCAATTCCGTTCCGTTTAATACCATGTCGTAGGCACGCGCCCTGGCTTCTTGCGGGCAGGTCTCGAGAAGTTCCAGATCTTCTTCCATAGGAGAAGTGAAGGGGTGGTGTTTGGCGACGTATCGCCCCGCCTCCTCCGACCATTCAAGCAGGGGAAACTCCGTCACCCAACAAAACTCAAACTTTCCCGAAGGAATCAGACCGCGCCGTCCGGCCACCTCCAAACGCAGAGCACCCAGCGCTTCAAGTGCCGTTACCCGGTCGGTGTCAGCCACCAATAGAAGCTGTGCCGATTCATCACTTCCCGCTTTGGCCAGAGCTTTTTTGACAAAATCCGCGTCAAGGAATTTGGCAAGCGAGCCGCGGCTCTTGCCATCTTCACCGATTGAAAGCCATGCCAGGCCTTTGGCCTTCGTGTCACGTTTAACAAAGAGCGCCAGATCATCGAGTTCCCGCCGCGACATGGAGGCACCGTCAGGAACGGCAATGGCTGCCACCAGACCGCCCTTGGCGACCGCCTCGGAAAAGACGCGAAAGGATGTTTTCCCGGCCAGATCTGACAAGTCGGCGATCTCCATGCCAAACCTGAAATCAGGCTTGTCAGTCCCGAACCGGGCCATGGCCTCCCGCCAGCTGATCCGCCTGATGGGCCGCGCAATCTCAATGCCCAGGAACTCACGCATCAAGGTCGCAAGGTAGCGCTCATTGGCATCCATAACCTCATCTTCGGTGACAAAAGCCATTTCAATATCAATCTGGGTAAATTCCGGCTGACGGTCGGCGCGAAGATCCTCATCTCTGAAACAGCGGGCAATCTGCATGTATTTGTTATAGCCCGCCAGCATAAGGAGCTGCTTATAGAGCTGGGGCGACTGGGGCAGGGCGAAAAACCGTCCCGGAAATACACGCGAAGGAACCAGGTAGTCGCGGGCACCCTCCGGCGTGCTCTTGATCAGCATGGGCGTTTCGACATCAATGAAACCCTCCCGGTCGAAAAAATCCCGGGTGATTTTGGTGATCCGGTGGCGGGCCAGAAGTTTCCTCTGCATGTCGGGGCGGCGGAGATCAAGAAAGCGGTATTTCAGGCGCAGGCTTTCATTCACATCCAGATCTTCCTCGATATAAAAGGGCGTCGTCTCCGCCTCTGAAAGAATACGCAATTCTGTCGTATGAAGTTCAACCCTTCCCGTCTTCATGGCCGGGTTGACGGCGCTTCTTTCCCGCAGGACGCCCCGGGCAGCCAGGACATACTCGCTGCGGACACCGGCTGCTTTCGTCCGGGCTTCCGGTGGTGAATCGTCATCAATGACAATCTGAACCTCACCCGCGATATCGCGCAGGGTGATGAACAAAAGGCCGCCCAAATCACGCTGCTTGTGGCACCATCCCATCAAGGTCAGCTCACGGCCGACCATGGATTCCGTCACTTCACCGCAAAGGCAGCTGCGCCGCCATCCGCCCATCGATTCGCTCATAGTCCTCCCCCTGTGGATTCCGGACCCGGAAACCCGCCTAACTCCTGTCTTTCAAATACTGGCCAACTTCCGAAAGAGAAAGCCTTGTTTCACTTCCATCTGACATCTTGCGCAGGCTTGCCTGAGCCAGGGATACTTCCTCTTCGCCAAGCACCAGGATGTAAGCTGCCCCCATACGATCAGCCGCTTTCATCTGTGCGCGGATGCTCCGGTTCATCAGATCCGTCTCAACAGCCAGCCCCTCCCCGACCAGCGTCTTGGCCAGAGCCAGGGCATCAGCGGAGGTCGAAGGGAAGGAGGCAATGTAAAGGTCGGGTCCCGCAGGACTTCCCAAGACAAGCCCCTGGGCTTCCATTTCCAGCATGAGTCTTTCCACTCCCATGGCAAAACCCACCGCCGGCACGTCAGATCCGCCAATCTCCCGGACAAGGCCGTCGTAGCGGCCTCCTCCGCAGATAGAGCCCTGGCTGCCGACATTTTCCGAGATGAATTCGAAAACCGTTCGCGTATAGTAATCAAGGCCGCGGACAATCAAAGGGTTGACCACAAATTTGATCGCCTGTTTTTCCAGCGCTGCCTGTACCCGGTCAAAGTGCAGCCGGCAGTCATCACAAAGGTAATCCAGCTGCACCGGGGCACCCGCTGCCAGGCTGCTGCAGTAGTCTTCCTTGCAATCAAGCATACGCAGGGGATTGCGGTCAAAGCGGATCTGACAGTCGTCACACATCCGGGGAAGTTCGGGCCGATAATAGTCACGGAGCGCCTTCTTGTAAGATTCGCGGCAAGCCGGACACCCGATGCTGTTGATTTCCAGCCGGACCTCCCCAAGACCAAGTTCGGCAAAATACGCATCGAGCAGGCCGATCACTTCCGCATCGGCCTCTGCTGCCCCTGCGCCGAAAATTTCACAGCCGAACTGCCAAAACTCCCGGTAGCGCCCTTTTTGCATCTTCTCGTAACGGAACATGCTCATGTTGTACCAAAGCTTGACCGGGGCAGGCCGGGAAGCCATCCCGTGTTCAACAAAGGCGCGCGCCACGCCGGCGGTGCCCTCGGGACGAAGCGTCAGGCTCCGGTCACTTTTGTCCAAAAATGTGTACATCTCCTTGCGGACAACATCACTTGAGTCCCCGACGCCACGGACAAAGAGCTCGGTATACTCGAAAGCGGGCACCCGGATCTCACCATAGCCGTAGCGGCGGCAGATATCCGCGAACGCCCGCTCGAGGAACTGGCGCTTTGCTGCCTCTTCGGGCAGGATGTCCTGAGTCCCGCGGGGAGCTTTCAGGTCCATGACGGCCTCCTTGTGCTGTTTTTTGATTTTGATATATCAAGTCATTTTATCACAGCGAGGCTGCCGGCAAGGGCCTTCAGCGGTGAAGGAGCGGACTTAGCTTCTTGTAAATCAAACCGACAATCACGGAAACCACGATCCCCTTCATCAAGTTGAAAGGAATAAAGACCCAGAGGATCAGGGATGGCAGCCCGGTCACCAGGGTATTGCCGGCGGCATGGGTAGCCGCAACAATCCCTTCCATGGAAAAGCCCATGACTGAAATGTAAAAGGGGATGGTGAAAAAATAGTTGATCAGGGCTCCCGACGCGGTCAGCGCCAGGGTTCCGGCCGCCATGGAGAGGATGGCACCGCCCCGCGTTTTCTTGTGTTTGTAGATTAGGCCTGCCGTACCGACGAAGAAACTCCCCATGATGAAGTTGGCCAGCTCACCGACCATCAAGGTATGGGTTGCCGGCAGGTGGGCAATATTCTTGATCAGTTCAACGGCAATGCCGGCCAGCGGCCCCATGGCAAAGGTTGCCAGCAGAGCCGGTATCTCGGAAAAATCGAATTTCAGAAAACCCGGAAACAGGGGAAGGGAAATCTCCAGGTACATGAGGGCGATGGCAGCTGCCGACAGGATGCCGGTCTTGGCCATCCAGGCGGTCTGCCTTCGCCGCCTCTGATTAGGCGGGACGATCGCCTTCGTTTGCTCCTGCGAATTCAAAGTCTCTTTCATGTGTTTGCACCTCGCGGCCAATACCGCTCCCTTTCTCGGATTATCGGGCCTCCCGGGAAAATAAAAGTGCCCCGGTAATCCGGGGCAACGATCAGCGATCTCGCTTCCTCCCATTCAGACTTTCACTGCCGGCCCGGGATTCCCACCCTGTCATGCATCCAGCTCGCGGGCTCGTCCCTTGATAAGGGCATCACCGCCGGTGGGAAATTGCACCCCGCCCCGGAAACATCCCTATGATAACAAAAGACCGGGCTGAATGAAAGAGACTCAGCAAAGCAAGGCTTCCCCCAGTGAATCAATCAGGTCTTCGGGCGTCACCGCGATCTCGGACAGACACCTTTCCGACGCAATATCAGCGGCCAGGCCGTGAAGGTAGACAGCCCGCCTGACAGCATTCTCCGTCGAATCACACTGGGCGGCCAGGCCGGCGATCATGCCCGTCAGCACATCTCCCGAACCGCCTTTGGCAAGCCCCACATTTCCCGTGGTATTTATATAGGCCTTGCCATCCGGCATGGCAATAACGGTCGCCATGCCCTTAAGCACAATAATGGAGGCCGTTTGTTCAGCAAGCCGGCGTGCAGCTTCCAGGCGGTCCTGATGCAAAAGCTTCTCGTTTTTCGGCGCCAGGCGCAAATATTCTCCCGGATGGGGCGTCAATACAGCAGGCGGAAATCCTTTCCGGCTCCGCTCCTTCAGGAGACTGGAGGCATTTTTCATCCGCGCAAGTGCGTTCAGGCCGTCTGCGTCAATAATGATCGGCATGGGCTGCCCAAGGAGATGTTGAATGGCTTTTTCCACCCAGGGATCCGACCCCGCTCCCGGTCCGACCGCAATGGCGTCTGGTTCGGGCAGCTCATGCTTTGTCTCTTCCCCCTCCTCGGGTACAGCGGAAAGGAGAGCAGATGGAACGGCTCCCGCTATGATGGGCAGTGATTTCTCCGGCGCCCGGATCATGGTATAGCCCACACCCATCTTTTCGCCGGCACGGGCGGCCAGGATCAGGGCTCCCGTCATACCCTCGTGGCCGCCGATCAGCAAGAGACGGCCAAACTGCCCCTTGTGCCCGTCGGGCTGGCGTGCTTCAACCGGGCCGCCGGCTGTTTCCTCATTAAGTTCGGTGACGCGGCGGCGTCCTTCCAGGACTTTTTCAACAAAGCCATCGGTCATGCCGAGAGGAAACTCCAGGACTTCACCGGCATAAAGCAGGCCGGGATGTGTTATGAGACCAATTTTCTTGCGCCCGAAAGTGCAGGTGAAATCAGCCTCCACCGTCTCCCTGATTGCCTGGCCGGTATTGGCATCTACACCGCTCGGGATGTCGCAGGCGATAATAAGGCTGCCAGCTTCCTTCAGTGCTGCCAGCGCTTTCAAGGCCGCGAGTGCTTCTTCGGGCAACTCCTTGTCCGTCTTGAAGCCTGTGCCAAAAAGAGCGTCGATCGTCACCAGGGGATATTTTTCTGAAAGCTCATCCAAGCTATTGATGACCCGCCCGCCCAGAATTCCGTAAGCCTGGCGGTTGACAGCCGCATCACCGGACATTTTTCGTCCGGGATGGGCCTCAAGGACAGCCACCCGGTATCCAGCTGCCTGCAGCTGACGTGCCGCCGCCCAGCCGTCCCCGCCATTATTCCCTGTACCAGTAATGATGAGCACCTCGATTTCATCTGCCTCTGTGGTTTCAAAAGAGTCCAGCAGACTGCCGGTCAGCCCTGCCAAACCCGCTGCAGCCTGCTCCATCAGGACGGCAGAAGGGAGCCCGGTCAGCTTGCAAAACTCCCTGTCCAGTTCCTGCTGCTCTTCTCTAGTCAATAGCCTGTTCACGGGAAGTCTCCTTTTTACGAAAAAACCCACGCGCGATGTGTTTGATCACGCGTGGGCCCTCACATCAGTTATTTATATCTAGCCGACGTGCTTGTCGAGCACCCTTGCCACATCGTCATAGGGCCTGGCCCCGACGAGCTGATCCACCACCTTGCCGCCCTTGAAAATGAAGAGGGTCGGAATGCTGAAGACACGGTATTTCTGCGCGAGACCCCGCTCCTCATCGACGTTGACCTTGCCGATGACAGCCTTTCCAGCGTAGTTTTTCGCCAGCTCCTCGACGACCGGGGCAACCATCCTGCAGGGACCGCACCATTCAGCCCAGAAATCAATCAAAACAGGAAGGTCACTTTTGATAACCTTCTCCTCAAAATTATCCTGTCTAAGAATCTCCATCATCTTGTTTCTCCCATCCTTTTTTCTCGTTATGCCTGGACGGCGCAACCTGTTTCTCTTCCCGTCCATGATAAAACGACACTAGCGAAGACGATAGTGTCACCCGTTACCGCTGAACTTCAAAAAAGACCCCGTTCCGCTGACCTGAAAATTACAAAAACTCCTGGAGGATGGAGTCAGCAGGCACGAAGGATGGGTCAACAGCCGGCAGCTGCTCACAAACCCCCGACAGGCGGACCGCCTCATTGATGGCCCGTTTCAAATCTGAATGCCCCGATGGATTATTGGTGTAGGAAGAAGGGGGCAGCTCGCCCTTAAAGAACCGGTCAAGGGAGCGCTCAATCTCGATCCGTGCCATGGGACCGATCACCATGAACTCATAGAGCAGGATGGAGTTGATGTAGAAGTCCGCTGCTTCAAGGTAGGCAGGAATGAAGTCGCTTTCTGCCCGGTCGATCATGGGCCAGTAGTCGAGGGTGTCGATGGCTGTCGCTCCCCGGTGCCGGACGTCACGGCTGATTCGCCTTAAAATCCGTATATCGCTTCCTGACAGCATGCGGCGGTCCGACAGGACGCGGGCATACGGCAGGATAAAGTAGCTGATTCGCCTTTCTTCGGGGATTTTTTCCATGATCACGCTGGAAAGCCCATGCAGCCCTTCCACGAGCAGAACATCATCATCCGTCAATTTCAGTTTTTTTTCGGGCAGGTAAAGCCGTTTCCTGGTCCTGAAATCGAAGGTTGGAATGGCAACCTCTTCATTTTGGAAAAGGCGCTCCAGGTCATTTCCCACCAACTCCAGGTCGATGGTATCGATGGTCTCAAAATCAGGCCGGCCCTCCTCATCGTAACGGAGTCTTTCGGGCCGATAGTAGTCATCCAATTCAAGGTGATAAGTACGGAGTCCTGCGCCGGTCAGTCTTTTTGACATCAGCATGGAAGAGGTCGTCTTGCCCGAAGAGGTGGGGCCGGATACAAATATGGCCCGAATCCCGCGATTCTTCAATATCTGATCTGCAACCGCATCGATCTGGTCGGTAAATTGCTTTTCTGAACGGGTGACGAACTCACGGAATTTTGACCTGCCCAGGTTGCGCTCCAGATCTTCAACGGTCAGGACGATCAGGTCGGAGAATTCAGCCATCGGTTACCATCCTCCCGATGCGCCGCCGCCACCGGACGATCCCCCGCCAAAACCCCCTCCAGAGGACCCGCCGCCGCCGGACCATCCGCCGCCCACCCAGGGGCCCCTGCCACCTGCCCCCGTCCGGAAACGGAAAAAACGGGAGAAATAGGACAGGACAAAGAAAAGGATCATGATGGCCCAGACGATGTACTCGAGTGGGGAATGTTCGTCCGTGCCGGAACCTGCATCAACAGGTACATAACCGTCCGCATCGACTTCCAGGCCGTACTCTTCAGCCACCCGTGTCACAATGGCATTAAAACCCTTGAGCACGCCTCCGTCGTAATCTTCTTCACGAAAATCCGGGGCAATGACCTGGCGGATAATCCTGTCCGCCACGCTGTCGGGAATGGCCCCCTCCAAGCCGTAGCCCACCTCGATTCGCAGTTTGCGGTCTTCTTTGGCGATCAGCAGAAGCACGCCGTTGTTCTTTGACCGGTCGCCGATTCCCCAGCTGCGGAAGATATCAAGCGCGGCGTCCTCCAGGCTATCGTCTCCCAGGCTTGGAATCATGCAGACAACGATCTGGGCACCTGTGCCCGCGATCTGAGCGTTGACCTGACGGATGGTTTGGCGCGTCTGTACTGAAAGCGTTCCGGTCGAATCGAAGGCAAAATCGGCGCCCGGATTGGGAGGTACCCGAAAAGCCGTCAAAAAAGGCAGGGCAAGCAGAAACATGAGCGCCACGGCCACAGGCCGCAAGACGCCGCTTCTTCCGGCGTGCCTTTGCACCTTCAAGGGCCTTCCCTCCGCTGCTGCTTAAAAACTGATGGTCGGAACGGTTTCCGTCCCCGGTTGCGCCTCAAACATCCCGCGGGTGTCGAAGCCGAACAGTTTGGCAAAGAAACTTCCCGGGAAGGTGCGGACCGACCGGTTATAGGAGGCCACAACATCATTGAAGTCGCGCCTTGCGACTGCGATCCGGTTCTCAGTTCCCGCCAGTTCTGCCTGCAGGGCGAGAAAGTTTTCATTGGCCTTCAAGTCGGGATAGGCTTCCACCACCACATTGATGGCACGCTGAAAATCCTGGTCCACTTGCTGGTACTCCTCGGGAGTTGCCGCCTCGTTATAACGGGATCGCATCCCGGTGATTTCCATTAAAACGCTTTCTTCATGCGCGGCATAACCCTTGACGGTCTCGACCAGATTGGGAATCAGATCACCCCTGCGCTGATACTGCGTCTGCACCTGGGCCCAGGCCTGGTTGATCGACTCATCGGCCCGGACAAAGCGGTTGTGGTAGGAGATGAAGACGGCCGCCACCGCGATGACAATCGCAAGGACAGCGATAAGGACTTTCATCCCTGTTTTCAGTCCGGTCTTTTTTTCTGGCATAAAACCCTCCTGTGAGATCGCCTCTCACTGGCTTATTGCTTGACGACACCCTGTCGATCAGCATCTTAACCCTGATCCTCTTCAGCACTGCTTGTTGGCGTGACCGTGTCGCTGGTGGTCGTTTCGGTGCTGCTCTCAGCAGTCGCGGATGGGGCTTCAGTACTTTGCTCCGTTTCAGAGATCTGGACGGTAGTCGTACTGGATGTTTCATCAACGGTAAGCATGGTGATGCTGGTTTCATTTTCCGTCACCGGCTCCGTTGCCGTCGTTTCCAAGGTGACATTGCCCGGCGCCTGTGGCGGGGGAGCAGGGACTCTGGGAACAGGCGGCAGGTCGCCGATATCCTCGAACTCGTCCTCCGGCAAGGCATCCCCGCCTTCTTCATTATCTTTATCTTCGGCTTCGTTTTCCTCTTCCCCCGGGGCACCCGTCGGAAGTGAGTGGTAGGGAAAGATCTCGTAGTCCGGCCGGTCTCCCGTCTCATTCGTGCCCAGGATCTGACTGATACGGCCCTTGATCAGGAAGGCGAAAACAATGATAAAAATCAGGGCGAGTCCCACGGCCGACAGGTAGACTATCTTGAACCGTACAAGGATCGGAGCTTTCCTGGATTTGTGCCCCGGCCGTGGCTTCCGGTTCTTCCCTATCCTGTCATTTGCGGCCGCCCGCCGGGGGCGGAAGTCCTTTCCCGATCCATGGTTCCCGTCCACAATTCACTCCTCCAGGGTCGCAACGCCGGTATTTTGTACGCTTATGATGTTATCACAATCCACCTCTTCCTGACGCCTTTGAGGGGGCTGTAAAAATCCGGCGCCGGATTTCCTGGTGCAGACTGTCACCTCCAGATCTCTGATGCAGGGAGTCCTTCCTTTCCCCCCGGCCTCCTGGGGAAGCAAGCTGGATCGGCGGCCACAGGGTCGAGGGCGGTCCAGGGGAAAGCACGTAGATCCTGTCGGACAAGGCCATGGCCTCCTCGATGTCGTGCGTGATCAGAAGAATTGAAAAGCCGAGCTTTTCCTTGTGTTCCAGCAGCCATTCATACAACTGGCCCCGTGTGATGGCGTCAAGGCCCGTAAAGGGTTCATCAAGGAGCATTAAAGCAGGTGAATACAGGTAGGTGCGCAAAAAGGCTGCCCGCCGGCGCTGGCCGCCCGACAGCCTGGCGGGATAGCGGAATTCCAGGCCTTTGAGCCCGAATATTCCAAAATAACCCGCGGCCTTCTCCCTTGCGGCCTGCTTGCCTTGGCCGGCAAGCACATAGGGCAGGGCGACATTATCGATCAGCCGCTTCCAGGGCAGCAGCATGTCTTTCTGAAGCATGTAGCCAATCCGAGTCCCGCGGACAATGCTTCCCCCCGCGTCCGGGTCAAGGCCGGTCAGGATGTTGAACAAGGTGGTTTTGCCGGTACCGCTTTGACCGAGAATGGAAACCAGTTCACCCTGGCGGAGCTCAAGGTCAATGTCGTAGAGAATCAGCTGGGAGCCGTAACGTTTTTCCAGATTCTCGCAGGAAAGGACGATGTCGCTCTTATTCATGGCGTTTCGCCTGCCAGGAAAGAACAGTCAAAAGCCTGCTCTGCATCCGCGGCCTGCTCGAGCAGGCCCCGCTCTTTCATCCAGCTTGCGAACCGGATCCAGGTCTCGCTCCGCATGATGCCCCAGTAGGGCGCCTCATCAATGTAGCGTGGGTTCAGGTAGAGCTGGCTCGCCATCAGAAGATCCCGGTTCAGGCCCGGGGCCGCTTCCAGAAGACTGTCAACTGCCGCCTGTGGATCCTCCATGGCCTCCAGGTAACCCTGAGCCGTCGCTTTCAGGAAGCGGCGGATGAGGTCGGGCTTCTCCCGGATCATTTTCTCACTTGTGATGATGACAGGCGAATAGAAGTCGAGATCCGCTTCAATGGCCTGTAAAGGAATAAAATTGATGGGATAATCTTCCAGTTCGCAGTTGATCCCGTCCCAGCCGTAATAGATCCAGGCGAAGTCGGCCTCCAGCTCCATGCTGGCCATGAAGTTGCCTGCCGACTGGTTGATGATGGTCACCTTGTTAAAGTCAGCACCCTCTTTCTCCATCAGGGTTCGGATGAAGGCCAGTTCCAACTCCGTCCCCCAGCCGCTGTAACGCTTTCCTTCAAAATCCCCCGGTGATCGAATGCCCCGGTCAAGGGGAGAGGCAAAGCCTGATGTGTTGCGTTGAATGACGGCAGCAAGGGCGACGATGGGAATGCCGGCATCCGATGCGCGTGCCTGAAGCACCTGTTCCTGGGCAGCCATGCCAAATTCCGCCGACCCTCCCGCCACCATTTCAATGAAATCCATGTCCGATTCACGGAATTCGATTGCAATTCCTTCCCGGGCATAGAAGCCGCGGTCGCGTGCCAGAAACAGGCCCGAGTGGTTGGTGTTGGGCGTCCAGTCAAGAGCAAATGTAATTTGATCCCTTGCTCCCGGCTTGCCGGGCCGGCAGGCCGCCACAAGGATAAGGAGGCAGAGAAAGGGGATCAGCAGGACAGGCCTCTTCATGAAATCGGCCGCCTTTCAGCCTTGCCGGCCGGGACTTCCCGCCAGGGCATGGCAAAGCGTTCAGCCAGGAGGGCCAGGCTGTAAAAGATCAAACTCAGGGCGACAATCCATAAAATGGAAGCAAACATGGCACTGTAGCGGAAGGATCGCTTCATCCGGAGCATGTAGATTCCAATTCCTTCACCGCCGCCGGCCCACTCGGCCAGAACGGCCGCCATCACACAATAGGTTGACGAAATTCGGACACCGGAAAAAAAGGAGGGCAGACTGGCAGGAAATTTCACATGCTTCATGACCTCCGCCCTTGAGGCACCCATGGTATGCATCATGCGCAGAAGATCAACATCGACGCTCCTCAGACCTTGAAGCAGGCTGATGGTAATGGGGAAGAAACAGACCAGGATGACCACAAAAAGCCTGGCTGCGTCACCGTATCCAAAAATGAGGACAACGACCGGCGTGATGACCAGGGTCGGAATGGTCTGTGAGATGACGATGAAGGGGTAGGCCGTATCGGACAGCAGTTTGAAACGATCCATCAGGAGTGCGAATGCTGTTCCCGTAAAAGCACTGAGCAAAAAGCCAAGTGATGCGATGCGAAGCGTGTGGATGGCCTGCCTGCTCATGATCGGAAAGTCTTCCACGAGTGACCGCCCGACTTGGCCCGGAGCAGGCAAAACATAGTGGCGGATCAGGCCTGCATCTGCTGACAGCTGGAAAACCCCGAGCAGGACGATCACCAGGAGAATGGGCGGCAGAAAGCGCCGCGCCAGCTGCTTGGCCGCTCTTCTACGATCGATGCGCTTGTCAGCCGGAAATAAAGGCAAATCCCGCTCCCTCCGCCGGCATGATCCGGATCAGGTTCAAGGGTCGACTCTCGTCCTCTCAGCCGCCTGCGGGCGACTCCCCTGCTTGTCTGATTATAGTCGGCCCTCTTCCCATTGTCAAAAAAGAGCCGCGCTTTCCTTTTAAGTATTTTTCATGATGACATGCTCGATGGTCTGGCTGACGGCCTCAAAATCGTCGCAGCAGCCTTCAAGCCGCCTGAAAACCTCAGTCCAGGCGATGACCTGGACCGGGTCGCCGCCTTCCTCATAAAGGCGGCGGATGCAGCGGACATAGACGGCATCCCCCTCTTCTTCCAGGTCGTTAATTTCGATAATGAAATGCCGGATGTCATTGGATTTGCGAAAATCCCCAAATTCGCGCATTATTCCGGCCAGCGCCAGGGAACAGGCCATGATGATCCTGCTGAATTCCAGGGCCTCCTCACGCAGCCCGGTGACATTGAACATATAAAGCCGCATGAGAACATCTTCAATTGAGTCAGTGACATCATCAATCATATTGGCTATTTCGAAAATATCCTGGCGTTCGATTGGAGTGATGAACTCACGCGCCAGCTTCCTGTTGAGATCATGCAGAGCCAGGTCGGCCGAATGCTCGATATCATGCATCTTCTCAAGTGAAGATGCCAGCCCCTCCGGTTTGTAGTCTTCCAGGGAAGCCGCCAGGAAGTCTGCCGCCCTCTTTGTGTAGGCAGCCAGATCTTCCAGCAGTTCGAAATAGTTGCTTTTCTTTTTTTTCCCAAACATAGGATTCACCTCTCAAAAAATG contains:
- a CDS encoding ECF transporter S component, which translates into the protein MKETLNSQEQTKAIVPPNQRRRRQTAWMAKTGILSAAAIALMYLEISLPLFPGFLKFDFSEIPALLATFAMGPLAGIAVELIKNIAHLPATHTLMVGELANFIMGSFFVGTAGLIYKHKKTRGGAILSMAAGTLALTASGALINYFFTIPFYISVMGFSMEGIVAATHAAGNTLVTGLPSLILWVFIPFNLMKGIVVSVIVGLIYKKLSPLLHR
- a CDS encoding ABC transporter substrate-binding protein — encoded protein: MKRPVLLIPFLCLLILVAACRPGKPGARDQITFALDWTPNTNHSGLFLARDRGFYAREGIAIEFRESDMDFIEMVAGGSAEFGMAAQEQVLQARASDAGIPIVALAAVIQRNTSGFASPLDRGIRSPGDFEGKRYSGWGTELELAFIRTLMEKEGADFNKVTIINQSAGNFMASMELEADFAWIYYGWDGINCELEDYPINFIPLQAIEADLDFYSPVIITSEKMIREKPDLIRRFLKATAQGYLEAMEDPQAAVDSLLEAAPGLNRDLLMASQLYLNPRYIDEAPYWGIMRSETWIRFASWMKERGLLEQAADAEQAFDCSFLAGETP
- a CDS encoding ATP-binding cassette domain-containing protein: MNKSDIVLSCENLEKRYGSQLILYDIDLELRQGELVSILGQSGTGKTTLFNILTGLDPDAGGSIVRGTRIGYMLQKDMLLPWKRLIDNVALPYVLAGQGKQAAREKAAGYFGIFGLKGLEFRYPARLSGGQRRRAAFLRTYLYSPALMLLDEPFTGLDAITRGQLYEWLLEHKEKLGFSILLITHDIEEAMALSDRIYVLSPGPPSTLWPPIQLASPGGRGERKDSLHQRSGGDSLHQEIRRRIFTAPSKASGRGGL
- the trxA gene encoding thioredoxin, which gives rise to MMEILRQDNFEEKVIKSDLPVLIDFWAEWCGPCRMVAPVVEELAKNYAGKAVIGKVNVDEERGLAQKYRVFSIPTLFIFKGGKVVDQLVGARPYDDVARVLDKHVG
- a CDS encoding histidine--tRNA ligase, whose amino-acid sequence is MDLKAPRGTQDILPEEAAKRQFLERAFADICRRYGYGEIRVPAFEYTELFVRGVGDSSDVVRKEMYTFLDKSDRSLTLRPEGTAGVARAFVEHGMASRPAPVKLWYNMSMFRYEKMQKGRYREFWQFGCEIFGAGAAEADAEVIGLLDAYFAELGLGEVRLEINSIGCPACRESYKKALRDYYRPELPRMCDDCQIRFDRNPLRMLDCKEDYCSSLAAGAPVQLDYLCDDCRLHFDRVQAALEKQAIKFVVNPLIVRGLDYYTRTVFEFISENVGSQGSICGGGRYDGLVREIGGSDVPAVGFAMGVERLMLEMEAQGLVLGSPAGPDLYIASFPSTSADALALAKTLVGEGLAVETDLMNRSIRAQMKAADRMGAAYILVLGEEEVSLAQASLRKMSDGSETRLSLSEVGQYLKDRS
- the aspS gene encoding aspartate--tRNA ligase, coding for MSESMGGWRRSCLCGEVTESMVGRELTLMGWCHKQRDLGGLLFITLRDIAGEVQIVIDDDSPPEARTKAAGVRSEYVLAARGVLRERSAVNPAMKTGRVELHTTELRILSEAETTPFYIEEDLDVNESLRLKYRFLDLRRPDMQRKLLARHRITKITRDFFDREGFIDVETPMLIKSTPEGARDYLVPSRVFPGRFFALPQSPQLYKQLLMLAGYNKYMQIARCFRDEDLRADRQPEFTQIDIEMAFVTEDEVMDANERYLATLMREFLGIEIARPIRRISWREAMARFGTDKPDFRFGMEIADLSDLAGKTSFRVFSEAVAKGGLVAAIAVPDGASMSRRELDDLALFVKRDTKAKGLAWLSIGEDGKSRGSLAKFLDADFVKKALAKAGSDESAQLLLVADTDRVTALEALGALRLEVAGRRGLIPSGKFEFCWVTEFPLLEWSEEAGRYVAKHHPFTSPMEEDLELLETCPQEARARAYDMVLNGTELGGGSIRIHDQGLQRQIFKILGFTEEQAENQFGFLLSAFKYGVPPHGGLAYGLDRIVMLLTGEESIREVIAFPKVQNSSSLMTGAPYFVAQKQLDELGLALQAGVETGEALPDAVPE
- a CDS encoding NAD(P)H-hydrate dehydratase, which encodes MNRLLTREEQQELDREFCKLTGLPSAVLMEQAAAGLAGLTGSLLDSFETTEADEIEVLIITGTGNNGGDGWAAARQLQAAGYRVAVLEAHPGRKMSGDAAVNRQAYGILGGRVINSLDELSEKYPLVTIDALFGTGFKTDKELPEEALAALKALAALKEAGSLIIACDIPSGVDANTGQAIRETVEADFTCTFGRKKIGLITHPGLLYAGEVLEFPLGMTDGFVEKVLEGRRRVTELNEETAGGPVEARQPDGHKGQFGRLLLIGGHEGMTGALILAARAGEKMGVGYTMIRAPEKSLPIIAGAVPSALLSAVPEEGEETKHELPEPDAIAVGPGAGSDPWVEKAIQHLLGQPMPIIIDADGLNALARMKNASSLLKERSRKGFPPAVLTPHPGEYLRLAPKNEKLLHQDRLEAARRLAEQTASIIVLKGMATVIAMPDGKAYINTTGNVGLAKGGSGDVLTGMIAGLAAQCDSTENAVRRAVYLHGLAADIASERCLSEIAVTPEDLIDSLGEALLC
- a CDS encoding LemA family protein, with translation MPEKKTGLKTGMKVLIAVLAIVIAVAAVFISYHNRFVRADESINQAWAQVQTQYQRRGDLIPNLVETVKGYAAHEESVLMEITGMRSRYNEAATPEEYQQVDQDFQRAINVVVEAYPDLKANENFLALQAELAGTENRIAVARRDFNDVVASYNRSVRTFPGSFFAKLFGFDTRGMFEAQPGTETVPTISF